In the Rhizobium sp. SSA_523 genome, CCGCGGCACTGCCGTGGTGAAGGCGATCTCGTGCAGATCAAGCCCGCGAATGGCCGGCGATTCCACGGCCTCGCCCGAAAAGGCATTGCGGCCCAGCCATTGCGAGGCCGCCAGCGTCAGCGGATCATTCGCCGGAGGCGTGAAATTGATGGCATAGCGCATGTGTCACCTGTCCTCGTCGCCCGTCCGCTTGGCTTGCCCGTCCGCCTGACTTGCCGTCCTGCCTGCCAGCGATACCTGCCAGCGATGCCTGCCAGCGATACCTGCCAGCGATACCCGCCAGCACCTCGCCGCGACCGCACCGCCAGTCGACCGGCAACCTCGCCTGCCCCGCAGGAGCCCTTTGCTGTAAATGAGGGTTAGGTGATTTGCGTGACAGATTAACGACACGGATGTGTAGTCAGTTCGGGCGCATCGCAACCTTTAGGTGGTGGGACAGCAGGAACGCGTCCGGAACAGGCAGAACCTCTCCGACGATCTGCGCCAGAACCGCATCCGCCAGACGATGGGCCAGGCCGAAACTGACCTTGAACCCGCCGGTCAGCGCATGCACCTGCGGCGCATCGGGATGCGGGCCGATCATTGGTTCGCGATCAATGGCCTTGGGCCGCAGGCCCGCCCATCGCTCGGTCACGGGCGCGTCTTCCAGGGCCGGCGAAAGGGCACGCGCCCGCTTGATCAATGCGTCGAGCTGCCCATCGGTCGCGAAGGGCGCGTCGAAACGGTCCTCGCTGGTGCTGCCGATGGCAACCTGCCCGTCCTCATGGGCGACAAGGTAGAGACCGTTGAGAAAGATCAGCGGGAGAGCCGGATCGACCTCTGCCTTCAGGCAGGCGGCCTGGCCTTTCACGGCCATGCCCAGCGGACGCGTCGGCGCCGGCCCCAATTGCGCCAGGAGATCGAAGGAAGAGACACCGGCGGCGATGATCGCATGACCGAAGGCGATCACCTGTCCATCGGCCGTTTCGGCCTTGCGGGGCATCAGCCGGCGCAGGCCCACACCATCCAGGCGGCGGACCTGACGGCCGGCATCCACCGCCGCCACCAGGGCCGCAGTCAGAGCCCGCGGAGAGATGCGGGCGGCAAGCTGATCGACGATCACGCCGGAAGCGCAGGCGGCATCGGAGAGCCAGCGCGGATCGGCCGATCGCTCCGCCACCTGCCAGGCAAAGCGACGGCTACCGACCTTCCAATTCTCCTCCGCCGCGATCTGGCGGGCCTCTGCCAGCGGCCTCAGATGCGCCTTCGGCAAGGGAATGAGGCGGCCGCAGCGACGATAGGCCGCGCTCAATCCGGTCTGCGCCTCCAGCAGCGCAATCTCCGTCTCCAGCAGGACCAGCGAGTCGAGCTGGAACTGTTTCTTGTCGTTCCACTGGTCCGGCATATGCGCCATCAGCGCGCCTAAAACGCCGCCGCTGGCGCCCGCCGCCGGCTGTTTCTGCTCCACCAGCAGCGCCGAGAGGCCGAGCCGCTCCGCCTTGACCGCGGCCCAGAGGCCCATGATGCCGGCGCCGACGATCAGAAGATCGACCGAGCGCGGCAGCGCTTTCGATTGACCGGACGCGGCGGGGAAGCTATCGGCTTGCGCCAAAACAACTGGGTTCATGGCAGATCCCGTAGAGGACGATGGTACCGGCGAGCATGGACAAGGATGGGCAGGCACTGGAATGGCGCGAGGGCGATATGCCCTATTCGCCTCAGTTTGGCGATCATTTTTATTGCCAGACGGATGGGCGGCTGGAATGCGGCCATGTGTTTCTTGCCGGCAATCGCCTGCCGGAGCGCTGGACCGAGGGATTTACGGAACGCTTGAACAAACGCGCCGATCTTTCCTCCGCCGATGCCGGCGACGGGAGGGAACCGACGGTCTTTCGCATCGGCGAGCTTGGCTTCGGTACCGGCCTGAATGCCTGCGAGACCTGGCGCCAGTGGCAATCCGCCGTCCATTCCACGGGCGCGCGCCTGCACATGACGTCCTTCGAACTTTATCCCATGCAGGCGCAGGAGATCGACCGGGCTCTGTCGCACTGGCCGGAGCTGGATCGCGAAAGACAGGCGCTGGTGCGTCTCTTTCCGCAGCAGCCGGCGGGCCGGATCGAACTGCCGCTTTCCGACAGCATGCACCTGACCATAGTCTGCGGCAGAGCCGACGAGACGGTGCCCCGGGAAGAGCCTTTCTTCGACGCCTGGTTTCTCGATGGCTTTGCACCCTCGCGCAATCCGGACATGTGGTCGCCGGACCTGATGCAGGCGGTCTATGCCGCCACCAAACCGGGCGGCACCTTCGCGACCTATGCGGCGGCGGGCTTCGTGCGTCGCAATCTCCAGGCCGCAGGCTTCCGGGTGGAGCGGCGGCCGGGCTTTGCCGGCAAGCGGGAAATGCTCTGCGGCGAGAAAAGCCTGGAAGCGTGAGATCCTGCGGCAGGTTCAAAGGGTCGCCGGATCGGGCTCTGGCAGGGCATGTTTGCGGTGCCGTGGCCTGTCACAGTCTCAGTTCCGTTCCCAGGCCGATTCATCGTCCCTGGCGAATTCATGGTCCATGAAACGTCTCGCGAGAGGGCGCTTTTGCCGAAACCGCGCTGCGCCAGGCAAGAAGCTTTGCCTCCAGCATTTCGGGACTGATCGGCTTCGACAGATAATCGTCCATGCCCGAGGCAAGGCAGAGGTCGCGATCGCTTTCGAGCGCATGAGCGGTGACCCCGATGATCGGCACATGGCCTCCCTGCATGCTCTCCATCTCGCGGATCGAGCGCGTGGCCTGGTAGCCGTTCATCACCGGCATGGAAATATCCATGAGGATGATCTCCGGAGCCTGGCGCTTCCAAACCGAGACCGCCTCCGCGCCATTGCTGACGATGCGAAACGACAGGCCGAGGCTCTGGAGGATCTGCGTGAAGACGATCTGGTTGACCTCGTTATCCTCGGCCACCAATACGCAGAGGCCGGCCGATGGCGCTTCAAGAGGCGCTTGCGTCAAGACATCCGGCAGGCCCGGCGCGGCCGCCGGCGTGCCGGGCCGCTGCCGCGCCTCCCTCTTCGCCTGCTCGCTTGCGCCCTCCCCGGCCAGCCCAGTTTGCCCTGATCCGGCTGGCCTTGATCCGGCTTGCGCCGGTTCGGCCGGACCTCGTCCTGCCTGAACTCGGCCCGCCTGAACTCGGCCCGCCTCTGTTCGTCCGGCCCGCACCACCTCGCTGACCGTCATCCGGAACAGGTGGGAGCGGGCGGGCTTCATCAGATGCGCCTGGATGTTCAGCAGCTCGAAGGCTCTCTCGCTCGTGGCGCTGTCCATCGATGTCATGAGGACGATGGGAAGATCCTTCAAGAGCGGATCGCTGCGGATCGCCTGCGCCACCGCGAGGCCGCTCATCTCCGGCATATGGCAATCCAGCACGAGCGCATCGACACCCACTCCCATGCGCGCCGCGGCAGACAGGATGTCCAGGCCCTCGCGCCCATTGTCGACGGCCAGGCAGTCGAAGCCCCAAAGCTTCAGATCTTCCGTCATGATGGCGCGGTTGACGGCATTGTCGTCGATGACGAGGACCCTTGCCCCCTGCCGCGACCGGCCGTTAGGCCCCTCCCCTTGTGCCCGGCCCTTGACCAGCGGCAAGGTCAGCCTGACGGTAAAGACCGATCCCTTGCCGACCGCGCTCTCCACATCGATCGTGCCGCCGAACAGCGAGACGAGACCGGAGGTGATGGCAAGGCCGAGACCGGTCCCCTCGTGGCGGCGGGTGGAGGAACCGTCCACCTGCAGGAACTTGTCGAAGATCCGCGACAACTGGTCCTGGGCAATGCCGATGCCGGTATCCTCGATGCGCAGGCAAAGCGTCGATGTCTGGTCGTCACCGGGTTTCGAACTCAGATCGATCAGCACATGGCCGCGCTCGGTGAACTTGATGGCATTGCCGACGAGATTGGTGACGATCTGCCGGAACCGCCCCGCATCGCCGAGGACCCGGTCGCGGCAATCGACACTTCGCACAATGAGTTCGACATCCTTCTCCGCCGCCGAAGAGGAGAGAAGCGTCGCGACATCCTCGACCGCATCGACGGGATTGAAGGGCGCCTTGCGCAGCGTCATCTGTCCGGCATCGATCTTCGAGAAGTCGAGAATGTCGTTGATGATCGTCAGGAGCGCGCTTCCCGAGGTCATGATGATATCGGTGAAGGTCTTCTGCCGCATATCGAGGTTCGACTTGGACAAGAGTTCGGCCATGCCGAGAACGCCGTTCATCGGCGTCCTGATCTCATGGCTCATATTGGCCAGAAATTCGGATTTGGCCCGATCCGCCGCATGGGCGCGGGCCACCAGGCCTTCCAGGTCCTGCTCCCGCTGCTTGGCATCGGTGACATCGGTGAAGACCACCAGCTGGCTGTCATCGGACTGGATGATCATTTCCGCCTGCACCCAGCGTCCGTCGCCGAAATGCAGCATGTTGGACACGATGTCGCCCTCGGCGTGATTTCTGCGCCAGGCGGCCACCAGATCCTCGGCACTGCCGCAGGAGCCGAAATCGCCCCGCTCGATCATGAAGGACAGGAAGCGCATGGCGGAACTGCCGGTGCGCAGGAGCTCCTCGGGCATTTGCAGGATGCGCCCGACGGAATTGTTGACGAAGACGACCTGTTCGCCCCGGATCACCAGGAGGCCCTGCGACATCAGGCTGGTCGCCTCCAGCATCATCTGGGCATGCCGGTCGAGCTCGTCGCGCGCCTCCTGCACCTCCTTCTCGCGAATGCGGATGCTGGTGATGTCGACATAGCTGAGGAGGGTCTTGCCGTCGTTGAGCGCATCGCGGCCGATCATGATGTGCCGGCCGGCCGGCGTCACATATTCGGCCGGCTCCCGGCCCGTCTCCGAGGGATAGTGGCGCATGCGCATGGCGAAGGCCTCGGCCTCGCCGGCAAGGCCGCCAACCGCGGCACCGGCACCGGCACTGGAACCGGCAACGGCACTGGCACTGGCACTGAAACCGGCGCTCTGGCCGGACGCGAACATCGCGCTTGCCACGTCCTCATAGGCCGCCCCCACCCACTCGTCTCCCGGCCGGTCGTCGCGGCTCCAGAATTCGGAAAAGGTGCGGTTGGCATATTCCACCCGTTTCCCGCCATCCAGGATCAGGACGCCGATCGGCAGCGAATCCAGGATCGCCTTCAGCTCCGCATGCAGGCGTTCGGTCTCCCGCTGCACCTGCCGCATGGGCGTGACATCGCTGATCGAGCCGACGATATAGGGTTCGCCCGAAGGCGAGGAAATGCGCCCGAGCCGAGTCACCGCCGCCATCAGGCGACCATCGGCAAAGGGGATTTCCTCGGTCTTCTCGATCGACCCGCCCTGGGCGAGAAGCTGGAGGTTTTCCCGGCGGAAACGCTCCGCTTTGGCGGGAAACATTTCCTCTTCCGTCATGCCGATGAACTCTTCGCGGCGGCCCTTCAGCATGGTCTCATAGGCGGCATTGGCATAGACCAGCCGGCGCTGGCTGTCGCGCAGGAAGACGGCGACCGGCAGATCCTCGAAGGCGGCACGGAACATCTCCGTCTCCTCCATCTTGGCCGCGAGGCTCTGCTCCTGCAGCTTGTATTCCGTGACATCCAGCCGGAGGATGATCAGGCAGCCATTGTCCAGCCGCCGGTTGACGCTGCGCAGCCAGCGCCCGCCGGGCAGCGGCTCTGTTGCCTGCCAATGCGGCCGCGACAGATAATCGAGCCGCTGTTGGATCCAGGCCTGTCGCCGGCTCTCCCGATCCTCGGCCGGCAAGGCAGTGTCATGATAGAGTACGAAGGTCTTGTGCAGAATGCTTTCCAGGCTCACGCCCGGCCGCAGATCGAGGCCCTCGACCGGCATCAGCGCGCTGAGGGCCTTGTTGCAGTAGAGCAGCCGGTCATCGGCGCTGAAGATCCCGATACCGGCGTCGAGAAGATCCACGGTGCAGCCGAGAACGGCAATGTCTATGCCTGCCGCCCGCAAGGGGTCGATCTCGCCGGAGGGCGCTGCCACCTCGTGCGCGGCATGAGGCTCCGGCACGGCATGAGGCTCTGGCACGGCATAAGGCTCCAGCACGGCAAAAAGATAGGAGTCGCCATTGGTCGCGGTGAAGCGCTCGATCTGCATGTCAAAGAGGGGCCGGCCCAACCGGTCGCGGATGCAGGCGGTCTCGTCGCTGCCGAAGACCAGGGCCCGGCGCTGCTTCTCGTCGCATTCGGCATCTTCGATCGTGCCTTCGACCGATCGCGACGACACGCCGGCAAGCTGCTCCCGCTCAAGGCCGAGAAGACTCGCAAAGGCCGTGTTGACGACGACATAGCGCATGGCGCCGTCCTTGATGAACGCCGGCTGCGCCAGATCGTCGATCCGTTCACTGGCACGCGTCAGAAGCTCACAGTCCTTCGTCAAATCGATAACCTCAGCGCCCGGTCAAGTAGAACGCCATGCCCTTCATTGTACAGTTTCCTAAAATTTCCCATGACTATCGTTAACATATGCTTATTTTCATGTGCCAGAATTGGGACTCAAGACGCCGCTTGACCGTGACGCAGAAAAATCGCCTTCAATACAGGTTTCTGCCACAATACCACTTCCAGAGAGTTAAGCCTTGGCCCATCTTCAGCCTGCAGCTGTACGCAAGTGAACATCTGTTCAGCTTTCTCCCGCGCGCCTTTCTTAAATCTGTCGCCTTCCCGGCAGAGAATCACCAACGTGCCTGACAACAACGGGTGAAAAGGAATTGGGCCATGAGCGCATCGAAATCGATCATTACCGCGGGCCTCGTCGCGCTGACTTTCGGCGTAACCGCAACCGCATCTGCAGCAGAAGCGCATGACACGTTCTGGAGAGGCGTGGCGGCCGGCGCCGTCGGCGGCATTCTTGGCCAGACCCTGGTGCAGGGCGCCGCCCCCGACGTCTATTCGGAACACCGGTATATCGAGCCGCCGATCTATATCGATCCGCCGCCGCGTTCCGTCATCGTCCGGCCGACCTATTATGACGAACCGGTTCCGCCGCGCCCCCGTT is a window encoding:
- a CDS encoding FAD-binding oxidoreductase codes for the protein MAQADSFPAASGQSKALPRSVDLLIVGAGIMGLWAAVKAERLGLSALLVEQKQPAAGASGGVLGALMAHMPDQWNDKKQFQLDSLVLLETEIALLEAQTGLSAAYRRCGRLIPLPKAHLRPLAEARQIAAEENWKVGSRRFAWQVAERSADPRWLSDAACASGVIVDQLAARISPRALTAALVAAVDAGRQVRRLDGVGLRRLMPRKAETADGQVIAFGHAIIAAGVSSFDLLAQLGPAPTRPLGMAVKGQAACLKAEVDPALPLIFLNGLYLVAHEDGQVAIGSTSEDRFDAPFATDGQLDALIKRARALSPALEDAPVTERWAGLRPKAIDREPMIGPHPDAPQVHALTGGFKVSFGLAHRLADAVLAQIVGEVLPVPDAFLLSHHLKVAMRPN
- the mnmD gene encoding tRNA (5-methylaminomethyl-2-thiouridine)(34)-methyltransferase MnmD — its product is MVPASMDKDGQALEWREGDMPYSPQFGDHFYCQTDGRLECGHVFLAGNRLPERWTEGFTERLNKRADLSSADAGDGREPTVFRIGELGFGTGLNACETWRQWQSAVHSTGARLHMTSFELYPMQAQEIDRALSHWPELDRERQALVRLFPQQPAGRIELPLSDSMHLTIVCGRADETVPREEPFFDAWFLDGFAPSRNPDMWSPDLMQAVYAATKPGGTFATYAAAGFVRRNLQAAGFRVERRPGFAGKREMLCGEKSLEA
- a CDS encoding response regulator gives rise to the protein MTKDCELLTRASERIDDLAQPAFIKDGAMRYVVVNTAFASLLGLEREQLAGVSSRSVEGTIEDAECDEKQRRALVFGSDETACIRDRLGRPLFDMQIERFTATNGDSYLFAVLEPYAVPEPHAVPEPHAAHEVAAPSGEIDPLRAAGIDIAVLGCTVDLLDAGIGIFSADDRLLYCNKALSALMPVEGLDLRPGVSLESILHKTFVLYHDTALPAEDRESRRQAWIQQRLDYLSRPHWQATEPLPGGRWLRSVNRRLDNGCLIILRLDVTEYKLQEQSLAAKMEETEMFRAAFEDLPVAVFLRDSQRRLVYANAAYETMLKGRREEFIGMTEEEMFPAKAERFRRENLQLLAQGGSIEKTEEIPFADGRLMAAVTRLGRISSPSGEPYIVGSISDVTPMRQVQRETERLHAELKAILDSLPIGVLILDGGKRVEYANRTFSEFWSRDDRPGDEWVGAAYEDVASAMFASGQSAGFSASASAVAGSSAGAGAAVGGLAGEAEAFAMRMRHYPSETGREPAEYVTPAGRHIMIGRDALNDGKTLLSYVDITSIRIREKEVQEARDELDRHAQMMLEATSLMSQGLLVIRGEQVVFVNNSVGRILQMPEELLRTGSSAMRFLSFMIERGDFGSCGSAEDLVAAWRRNHAEGDIVSNMLHFGDGRWVQAEMIIQSDDSQLVVFTDVTDAKQREQDLEGLVARAHAADRAKSEFLANMSHEIRTPMNGVLGMAELLSKSNLDMRQKTFTDIIMTSGSALLTIINDILDFSKIDAGQMTLRKAPFNPVDAVEDVATLLSSSAAEKDVELIVRSVDCRDRVLGDAGRFRQIVTNLVGNAIKFTERGHVLIDLSSKPGDDQTSTLCLRIEDTGIGIAQDQLSRIFDKFLQVDGSSTRRHEGTGLGLAITSGLVSLFGGTIDVESAVGKGSVFTVRLTLPLVKGRAQGEGPNGRSRQGARVLVIDDNAVNRAIMTEDLKLWGFDCLAVDNGREGLDILSAAARMGVGVDALVLDCHMPEMSGLAVAQAIRSDPLLKDLPIVLMTSMDSATSERAFELLNIQAHLMKPARSHLFRMTVSEVVRAGRTEAGRVQAGRVQAGRGPAEPAQAGSRPAGSGQTGLAGEGASEQAKREARQRPGTPAAAPGLPDVLTQAPLEAPSAGLCVLVAEDNEVNQIVFTQILQSLGLSFRIVSNGAEAVSVWKRQAPEIILMDISMPVMNGYQATRSIREMESMQGGHVPIIGVTAHALESDRDLCLASGMDDYLSKPISPEMLEAKLLAWRSAVSAKAPSRETFHGP